In Luteibacter mycovicinus, a genomic segment contains:
- the cheY gene encoding chemotaxis response regulator CheY, whose translation MDKNMKILVVDDFSTMRRIVRNLLVELGFTNTLIQEAEDGNAALALLRSQPIDLVVTDWNMPNMTGIDLLRAIRADAGLKSLPVLMVTAENNRDQIIAAAQSGVNGYVVKPFTAVTLKEKLDKIFERLAAAAG comes from the coding sequence TTGGACAAGAACATGAAGATCCTCGTGGTGGACGACTTTTCCACCATGCGGCGCATCGTCAGGAATCTCCTGGTCGAGTTGGGTTTCACCAACACGCTCATCCAGGAAGCCGAAGACGGTAACGCGGCCCTCGCGTTGCTGCGCTCGCAGCCGATCGACCTCGTCGTCACCGACTGGAACATGCCCAACATGACGGGCATCGACCTGCTTCGCGCCATCCGCGCCGATGCCGGTCTGAAGTCCTTGCCGGTGCTGATGGTGACCGCGGAGAACAACCGCGACCAGATCATCGCCGCCGCGCAGAGCGGTGTTAACGGCTACGTCGTCAAGCCTTTCACGGCGGTCACGCTGAAGGAAAAGCTCGACAAGATCTTCGAACGACTCGCCGCGGCTGCGGGCTAA
- a CDS encoding flagellar motor protein, whose protein sequence is MDIVSVVGTILAFVVIIVGTILKGSSLDALWNPAAFVIVFLGTLAALLVQTPGPVLKRAWSMLPWVYRPPDIESENLVSRIVGWSEISRRTGLLGLEPAIERESDPFIRKGLQLLVDGTEPDAMRSVLEVEVLAREHNDIEAAKVYENAGAYSPTMGIIGAVMGLMSVMQNLAEPSKLGHGIAAAFVATIYGIGLANLLALPMASRLKGLARQRSQMREILVEGLVSIAQGDNPRHIESKLQGFLS, encoded by the coding sequence ATGGATATCGTGAGCGTCGTCGGCACGATCCTGGCCTTCGTGGTCATCATCGTGGGGACCATCCTCAAAGGCTCGAGTCTCGATGCCCTGTGGAACCCGGCGGCGTTCGTCATCGTCTTCCTCGGCACCCTGGCCGCGCTGCTGGTGCAGACGCCGGGGCCGGTACTCAAGCGTGCGTGGAGCATGCTGCCGTGGGTGTATCGCCCGCCGGATATCGAATCGGAAAACCTCGTCAGCCGCATCGTCGGCTGGAGCGAGATATCCCGGCGCACCGGCCTGCTCGGGCTGGAACCTGCCATCGAGCGCGAATCGGACCCCTTCATCCGTAAGGGGCTTCAGCTTTTGGTGGATGGCACCGAGCCGGACGCCATGCGCTCCGTGCTCGAGGTGGAAGTGCTCGCACGCGAGCACAACGACATCGAAGCCGCCAAGGTGTACGAAAACGCCGGTGCGTACTCGCCGACGATGGGCATCATCGGTGCCGTCATGGGCCTCATGTCGGTCATGCAGAACCTGGCCGAACCGAGCAAGCTCGGCCACGGCATCGCGGCCGCCTTCGTCGCCACCATTTACGGTATCGGCCTGGCCAATCTGCTGGCGCTGCCCATGGCGTCACGCCTGAAAGGCCTGGCCCGTCAGCGGTCGCAGATGCGCGAGATCCTCGTCGAAGGCCTCGTCTCGATCGCCCAGGGCGATAACCCGCGGCACATCGAGAGCAAGCTTCAGGGGTTTCTCTCGTGA
- a CDS encoding protein phosphatase CheZ, whose amino-acid sequence MNTMLSPGQEVVPELRELLEADDGAAFEKALDNLIRSREQHLFLALGHLARDLHESVRRLASDISTDGVPGNMSDARKHLRDVLEMSSTAAHRTLDFSEKLRPQAQALAKQADEVLVLDHADPAFGANATALAVRVGDFAQSCDIGLGEMVEAQSWQDLSGQRVAQVEAFMAKVESSLVELVRLTGSLAGGNAPAADKVSQDEVDRLLSEFGF is encoded by the coding sequence ATGAATACGATGCTCTCCCCCGGCCAAGAGGTCGTCCCCGAACTGCGCGAGCTGCTCGAGGCCGACGACGGCGCCGCGTTCGAAAAGGCACTCGACAACCTGATCCGCAGCCGCGAGCAGCACCTGTTCCTGGCGCTGGGCCACCTTGCGCGCGACCTGCACGAATCCGTGCGCCGCCTCGCTTCGGACATTTCGACCGACGGCGTGCCCGGCAACATGAGCGATGCGCGCAAGCATCTGCGTGACGTGCTCGAGATGAGCTCGACCGCGGCGCACCGCACGCTGGACTTCAGCGAAAAGCTGCGTCCGCAGGCCCAGGCGCTGGCGAAGCAGGCCGACGAAGTGCTGGTGCTCGATCATGCCGACCCGGCATTTGGCGCTAACGCGACGGCGCTTGCCGTGCGCGTGGGCGATTTCGCGCAGAGCTGCGACATCGGCCTGGGCGAAATGGTCGAAGCCCAGTCGTGGCAGGATCTTTCCGGTCAGCGCGTGGCGCAGGTCGAGGCGTTCATGGCCAAGGTCGAGTCGTCGCTGGTCGAGCTGGTCCGTCTGACCGGGTCGCTCGCGGGCGGCAATGCGCCGGCCGCGGACAAGGTCAGCCAGGACGAAGTGGATCGCCTCCTCAGCGAATTCGGATTCTGA
- a CDS encoding chemotaxis protein CheA has translation MSVELDNELLNVFLIEARELLESLGEQLVDLEASPNDTELLNAVFRAFHTVKGGAGFLGLNPMVELCHRGEDLLNEARNGTIVLNAAFMDALLESLDLLNDMMRAADGGVPIEPAPRSLLDRLLIPGRAVSAAPVALAVPVSSTVAAPSAPKAYDPIEDEFEAMLDAARTDRAPAPASSATINDDEFEALLDSLYGTGAPGADSAAVSASAPTPAPVVAAAPLPSSNDAISDDEFEALLDSLHGTAAPGAVGGAAAVVASTPALAVVPVAAPAPPAVAAPAAKVASAAAGEKRAASAADTTVRVDTHRLDSLVDAAGELVLVRNRLTSLAPRGGNDPMERAIGELERVAEDLQNAVLRMRMQPVGKLFSRFPRIIRDLARQLGKEIELVTEGEETDIDRTVVEALADPLVHLLRNAVDHGIEMPDVRAAEGKSRLGTVRLAAGQYGDRIVITVTDDGKGMDPEVLRRKAVEKGLMDAEQAARLDERECYEIVFRPGFSTASTVSDISGRGVGMDVVKTKIVELGGTLSIDSRVGHGSTVRLSVPLTLAIMRVLMVRVGHRLLSLPLSNVTEVFELVPGQIQELDGRIVASHRQRALPLADLGHWAGVSGKGGHVVVVQIGHQTLGCLVDEVLGREDVMAKPLGPFLKDVPGVAGATITGDGRISLVLDLAGLADDSGQVLPSLRMAV, from the coding sequence ATGAGCGTGGAGCTGGACAACGAGCTGCTCAACGTCTTCCTGATCGAAGCGCGCGAACTGCTCGAGAGCCTGGGCGAGCAGCTCGTGGATCTCGAAGCGTCGCCGAACGACACGGAGCTGCTGAACGCGGTCTTCCGTGCGTTCCACACCGTGAAGGGCGGTGCGGGCTTCCTTGGGCTCAATCCCATGGTGGAGCTGTGCCATCGTGGCGAAGATCTTCTGAACGAAGCGCGTAACGGCACGATCGTGCTCAACGCCGCCTTCATGGATGCGCTGCTCGAGTCGCTCGACCTGCTCAACGACATGATGCGCGCCGCCGATGGCGGCGTGCCGATCGAGCCCGCGCCGCGTTCGCTGCTCGACCGGCTGCTGATTCCCGGTCGTGCCGTATCCGCGGCTCCCGTTGCCTTGGCGGTACCGGTCTCTTCGACGGTCGCGGCACCTTCCGCGCCGAAAGCGTACGACCCGATCGAAGATGAATTCGAGGCGATGCTCGACGCCGCGCGCACCGACCGCGCGCCGGCACCGGCCTCGTCCGCGACGATCAACGATGACGAGTTCGAAGCGCTGCTGGATTCGTTGTACGGCACGGGTGCGCCAGGCGCGGACAGCGCAGCGGTTTCCGCATCGGCACCGACGCCCGCACCCGTGGTCGCTGCCGCACCCTTGCCGTCGAGTAACGACGCGATCAGCGACGACGAATTCGAAGCCTTGCTGGATTCCCTTCACGGCACGGCAGCGCCGGGTGCGGTCGGTGGTGCGGCGGCCGTTGTCGCTTCCACGCCTGCGCTCGCCGTGGTTCCCGTCGCTGCACCCGCACCGCCCGCAGTGGCTGCTCCCGCAGCGAAGGTCGCGTCCGCCGCGGCTGGCGAAAAGCGCGCCGCGTCCGCCGCCGACACGACGGTTCGCGTCGACACGCATCGTCTCGACAGCCTGGTCGACGCCGCGGGCGAGCTCGTGCTCGTGCGCAACCGCCTCACCAGCCTCGCCCCGCGCGGTGGTAACGATCCGATGGAACGTGCCATCGGCGAGCTGGAGCGCGTGGCGGAAGACTTGCAGAATGCGGTGCTGCGCATGCGCATGCAGCCCGTCGGCAAACTGTTCTCCCGTTTCCCGCGCATCATTCGTGACCTCGCCCGCCAGCTCGGTAAAGAGATCGAACTCGTCACGGAAGGCGAAGAAACCGATATCGATCGCACCGTGGTCGAGGCGCTCGCCGATCCGCTCGTGCATTTGCTGCGTAACGCGGTGGATCACGGCATCGAGATGCCTGACGTGCGCGCGGCCGAAGGCAAGTCGCGTCTGGGCACGGTGCGCCTCGCCGCTGGCCAGTACGGCGACCGCATCGTCATTACCGTCACCGACGACGGCAAGGGCATGGATCCCGAGGTCCTGCGCCGCAAGGCCGTCGAAAAGGGCCTGATGGACGCCGAGCAGGCCGCGCGTCTGGACGAGCGCGAATGCTACGAAATCGTCTTCCGCCCGGGCTTCTCGACCGCCAGCACGGTGTCCGACATTTCCGGCCGCGGCGTCGGCATGGACGTGGTCAAGACCAAGATCGTCGAACTGGGCGGCACGCTGTCCATCGACTCGCGTGTCGGTCATGGCAGCACGGTACGCCTGTCGGTGCCGCTGACGCTGGCGATCATGCGCGTGCTGATGGTTCGCGTCGGTCATCGTCTGCTTTCGCTCCCGCTGTCCAATGTCACCGAAGTGTTCGAGCTCGTTCCCGGTCAGATCCAGGAGCTCGACGGCCGCATCGTCGCGTCGCACCGTCAGCGCGCCTTGCCGCTCGCCGACCTCGGTCACTGGGCCGGGGTGAGTGGGAAGGGCGGCCATGTCGTCGTCGTGCAGATCGGTCACCAGACACTGGGTTGCCTGGTCGACGAAGTGCTCGGCCGCGAAGACGTCATGGCCAAGCCGCTGGGCCCGTTCCTCAAGGACGTTCCAGGTGTCGCCGGGGCGACCATCACCGGTGACGGGCGTATCTCCCTCGTGCTCGACCTTGCCGGTCTGGCCGATGACAGTGGGCAGGTGCTGCCTTCATTGAGGATGGCTGTCTGA